The Acetomicrobium flavidum genome window below encodes:
- a CDS encoding ABC transporter ATP-binding protein — translation MPLIEVEDVRKVYRMDGVEFEALKGVSFTVDKGEFVIIMGPSGSGKSTIMHILGALDVPTSGRYALDGKEIANMTRDELAHVRNRNIGFVFQGFNLLPRMNAMENVELPMLYAGVSPKERKAKANQALELVGLLEWAYHRPNQMSGGQQQRVAIARALVNDAPLLLADEPTGSLDSKTGAQVMEMLQSLNETRGITVVLVTHDSNIAKYGKRIIRVLDGLISSDESEEKEEKQVALR, via the coding sequence ATGCCATTGATAGAAGTCGAAGACGTACGAAAGGTTTACAGGATGGACGGCGTGGAGTTCGAGGCCCTAAAGGGCGTTTCCTTCACGGTGGATAAGGGCGAGTTCGTCATAATCATGGGCCCTTCGGGGTCAGGAAAGTCGACCATCATGCACATACTTGGCGCATTGGACGTCCCCACTTCGGGAAGGTATGCCCTGGACGGCAAGGAGATAGCCAACATGACGAGGGACGAGTTGGCCCATGTGAGAAACAGGAACATTGGCTTCGTGTTTCAGGGCTTTAACCTGCTTCCAAGGATGAACGCCATGGAAAACGTGGAGCTGCCCATGCTTTATGCGGGCGTGTCCCCCAAGGAAAGAAAGGCAAAGGCCAATCAGGCCTTGGAGCTGGTCGGGCTGCTTGAATGGGCCTACCACAGGCCAAATCAGATGTCTGGAGGTCAGCAGCAGCGGGTTGCCATAGCCCGCGCCCTGGTAAACGACGCCCCGCTTCTTTTGGCCGACGAGCCCACGGGAAGCCTGGACTCGAAGACCGGCGCCCAGGTCATGGAGATGCTTCAAAGCTTAAACGAAACCAGGGGCATAACCGTAGTCTTGGTGACCCACGACAGCAACATAGCCAAATACGGCAAGAGGATCATACGGGTCCTTGACGGCCTCATATCGAGCGACGAATCGGAGGAAAAGGAAGAAAAGCAGGTGGCCCTGCGATGA
- a CDS encoding ABC transporter permease, which translates to MISLIETSRVSFRAIVSNKMRSGLAMLGIVIGVGAVIAMLALGAGATMQIKNVMSSMGSNLLVIRPGTVTSGGIRMGAGSIPSLTLSDAMAIREECPSVEEVLAQYSGTAQVVYGNQNWSTQISGVTEGVFVVNDWQLKSGRPFMNQDMRSAAKVAILGSTVAEELFGYSDPVGETIRIKNIPFQVIGVLESKGESSWGRDQDDVVMVPVTTAQKRLFGMPRPDMVSSITVKVRSEDLMSKAQEEVTFLLRQRHKISNPQDDDFTVRNMQQAMEAAQESMKVMSLLLGSIASVSLLVGGIGIMNVMLVSVTERTREIGIRMAVGATSRDIMLQFLVESGMLSMTGGAVGVFLGALLSYVLSHAFGWQTVVLPGSVALSFGFSAMVGIVFGLYPAYKASLLNPIEALRYE; encoded by the coding sequence ATGATATCTTTGATCGAAACGTCCAGGGTGTCCTTTAGGGCCATAGTTTCAAACAAGATGCGCTCGGGCCTCGCGATGCTTGGCATTGTAATAGGGGTGGGCGCAGTGATAGCGATGCTTGCCCTGGGTGCGGGAGCCACGATGCAGATAAAAAACGTCATGTCGAGCATGGGAAGCAACTTGCTCGTAATACGGCCCGGCACCGTTACCTCGGGCGGCATCCGTATGGGCGCCGGCAGCATCCCTTCGCTGACGCTTAGCGACGCCATGGCCATAAGGGAGGAATGTCCCTCCGTGGAAGAGGTCCTGGCCCAGTACTCAGGCACGGCACAGGTAGTCTACGGAAACCAAAACTGGTCAACCCAAATTTCAGGCGTCACCGAAGGAGTATTTGTGGTCAACGACTGGCAGCTGAAGTCGGGGCGCCCCTTCATGAATCAGGACATGAGAAGCGCTGCCAAGGTGGCCATACTGGGGTCGACCGTGGCGGAAGAGCTTTTTGGCTATTCCGACCCCGTCGGCGAGACGATCAGGATAAAAAACATACCCTTTCAGGTGATAGGGGTGCTCGAGTCCAAGGGCGAGTCGAGCTGGGGCAGGGATCAGGACGACGTAGTCATGGTTCCCGTCACGACGGCGCAGAAGAGGCTTTTTGGCATGCCAAGGCCAGACATGGTCTCCTCCATAACGGTCAAGGTGAGGTCCGAGGATCTGATGTCCAAGGCGCAGGAAGAGGTGACGTTTCTTTTGAGGCAGCGCCATAAGATATCAAATCCACAGGACGACGACTTCACCGTGAGAAACATGCAGCAGGCCATGGAGGCAGCCCAAGAGTCCATGAAGGTTATGTCGCTGCTTTTGGGCTCCATAGCGTCGGTATCGCTGTTGGTGGGCGGCATCGGCATAATGAACGTAATGCTCGTTTCGGTCACCGAGCGCACCAGGGAGATAGGCATACGCATGGCCGTAGGTGCAACTTCAAGGGACATAATGCTTCAGTTTCTGGTGGAATCGGGGATGCTTTCCATGACCGGCGGAGCGGTGGGGGTCTTTTTGGGGGCGCTGCTGTCCTACGTGCTGTCACACGCCTTCGGCTGGCAGACCGTGGTGCTTCCTGGCTCCGTGGCCTTGTCATTCGGCTTTTCCGCCATGGTCGGCATCGTCTTCGGCCTGTATCCAGCCTACAAGGCCTCGCTTTTAAACCCCATAGAGGCACTTCGGTACGAATGA
- a CDS encoding efflux RND transporter periplasmic adaptor subunit, protein MKKKRTISIALAAAVVCFAVFGRNMFDKGEKLSYETVSAERRAIEAHVTASGTVSAVTTVDVGTQVSGTIKEIYVDYNSVVKKGQLIALIDPSTFEAQVEQARANLMQAKASLQKAKATLDDAKRNLDRQKMLWDRDLIARSDLDSAQTDYDLAVAGVSEAEANVYQTQAALKKAETDLGYTRICSPVNGIVVSREVDVGQTVAASYQTPTLFTIAQDLTKMQIETSVDEADIGNVREGQDATFTVDAYPDALFSGTIRQVRIASSVEENVVTYPVIIDVANPDLMLKPGMTANVTIITEKKDDALTVPSSAFRYRPSNYTGETLRGKVVWVLEGGSPVPKNVNTGITDGSYVEITGGDLKETDLIVIGESTNSSSASAKKSNGMRPPF, encoded by the coding sequence TTGAAGAAAAAGAGGACCATATCTATCGCATTGGCAGCGGCGGTCGTGTGCTTTGCTGTTTTTGGCCGCAACATGTTCGACAAGGGTGAAAAGCTGTCCTACGAGACGGTGTCAGCGGAGAGGCGCGCCATAGAGGCCCACGTCACCGCAAGCGGAACGGTTTCGGCCGTAACCACCGTGGACGTAGGAACGCAGGTGTCGGGCACCATAAAGGAAATTTACGTGGATTACAACTCCGTCGTCAAAAAGGGGCAGCTCATAGCGCTGATAGACCCTTCTACCTTTGAGGCCCAGGTCGAGCAGGCCAGGGCCAACCTCATGCAGGCCAAGGCATCGCTTCAGAAGGCCAAGGCCACCCTTGATGACGCGAAAAGAAACCTAGACCGCCAGAAGATGCTCTGGGATAGGGACTTAATAGCAAGAAGCGATCTCGATTCCGCCCAGACCGACTACGACCTGGCAGTTGCGGGAGTGAGCGAGGCGGAGGCCAACGTATACCAGACGCAGGCCGCCTTAAAGAAGGCCGAGACAGACCTGGGCTATACCAGGATATGTTCACCCGTTAACGGTATCGTGGTCTCCCGCGAGGTGGATGTTGGTCAAACTGTGGCGGCAAGCTATCAGACGCCTACGCTCTTTACCATTGCCCAGGATTTGACCAAGATGCAGATAGAGACGAGCGTCGATGAAGCCGACATAGGGAACGTAAGGGAAGGCCAAGATGCCACCTTTACGGTCGATGCCTACCCTGACGCCCTATTTTCGGGCACCATAAGGCAGGTAAGGATAGCCTCAAGCGTGGAAGAAAACGTGGTGACCTATCCCGTCATAATCGACGTGGCAAACCCCGACCTGATGCTCAAGCCCGGGATGACCGCAAACGTCACCATAATCACAGAGAAAAAGGATGACGCCTTAACGGTCCCAAGCTCGGCATTCAGGTACAGGCCGTCAAATTACACGGGCGAGACCCTGCGCGGCAAGGTCGTATGGGTGCTTGAAGGCGGCAGTCCCGTTCCCAAAAACGTAAATACCGGCATAACCGACGGCTCCTATGTGGAGATAACAGGCGGCGATCTGAAGGAGACCGACCTCATCGTGATAGGCGAATCGACAAACTCCTCATCGGCTTCGGCGAAGAAGTCGAACGGTATGAGGCCTCCTTTTTAG
- the fbp gene encoding fructose-1,6-bisphosphate aldolase/phosphatase — MRVTLTAIKADIGSIGGHIRPSASLLKEVERSLQPHLGSDFIDFRLSYTGDDIAILMTHTHGTDNPLIHQIAWDAFKAAADVAKKEGLYGAGQDLLKDAFSGNIRGLGPGIAEMEFEERKSEPFLLFAADKTDPGAFNLPLYLAFCDPMYCSGLLLSPNMFKGFKFEIMDVAYTEGDKVIALFAPEELYDIAALLRDPERYVIKAVYSRTTGEIAAVASTTRLHNIAGKYVGKDDPILLVRAQGSFPATGEILEPYALVPYVGGFMRGSHQGPLMPVKRNSSVSFFDGPPIVSCTAYCVKDGKLSEEADAFDHPFWDYVREIASKKAIELRRQGFYGNAMLPYGELEYGGIVERLKALEGKFEIRH; from the coding sequence TTGAGAGTAACCCTAACAGCGATCAAGGCCGACATAGGAAGCATTGGAGGGCACATTCGCCCCAGTGCTTCGCTGCTCAAGGAAGTGGAAAGGTCTCTTCAGCCTCATCTGGGCAGCGATTTCATCGATTTCCGCCTTTCCTACACGGGAGACGACATCGCCATATTGATGACCCACACTCACGGCACGGACAACCCACTCATCCACCAGATAGCCTGGGACGCCTTCAAGGCTGCCGCCGACGTGGCAAAGAAAGAGGGCCTCTATGGTGCGGGACAGGACCTGCTAAAGGACGCCTTCTCCGGCAACATAAGGGGGCTTGGGCCCGGCATCGCCGAGATGGAGTTCGAGGAAAGAAAAAGCGAGCCTTTCCTGCTTTTTGCCGCCGATAAGACCGATCCCGGTGCATTCAACCTGCCGCTTTACCTTGCCTTTTGCGATCCCATGTACTGCAGCGGGCTGCTTCTTTCGCCGAACATGTTCAAGGGGTTTAAGTTTGAGATCATGGACGTCGCATATACCGAGGGCGACAAAGTAATAGCTCTCTTCGCTCCTGAGGAGCTCTACGACATCGCGGCGCTGCTTCGAGATCCTGAGCGCTACGTGATAAAAGCCGTCTACTCCAGGACGACCGGGGAAATAGCGGCCGTCGCCAGCACTACAAGGCTTCACAACATAGCGGGCAAATACGTGGGAAAAGACGATCCAATACTTCTAGTCAGGGCACAGGGCAGTTTTCCCGCCACGGGAGAGATACTTGAGCCCTACGCTCTCGTTCCCTACGTGGGCGGATTTATGAGGGGAAGCCACCAAGGGCCTCTCATGCCCGTCAAGCGAAACAGCTCCGTGTCCTTCTTCGACGGTCCGCCAATCGTAAGCTGCACCGCCTACTGCGTAAAGGATGGCAAGCTGTCCGAGGAGGCCGACGCCTTTGACCATCCCTTCTGGGATTACGTGAGGGAGATAGCCTCAAAAAAGGCGATAGAGCTGCGCAGGCAAGGATTTTACGGAAACGCCATGCTGCCCTACGGGGAACTTGAATACGGCGGCATAGTCGAAAGGCTCAAGGCCTTGGAAGGCAAGTTCGAGATCAGGCATTAA
- a CDS encoding TolC family protein, whose amino-acid sequence MLKGLNKYLLAAVAAFALLVGKPQGMLGQDALIREGDTLSLEQCIDIALQAHPDVIGAQKKVEAQQSVVGQVSSQNYPTLSASTNYSRSSPAGSSTYSDYSSDVSVSQVITDFGKRETQIGLEKENVTVTEFEAGDKQRTVVYGVCEAYYGVLAAKRNVAVAEETVKQFEEHLKQAQGFYEAGTAPRFDVTKAQVDLSNARLELIKARSSLQIAWKSLSNAMGLMDVPPYDIADDMDFKVYEITKGDALQKAFSNRPDLKAQEHSAVSAQQSLKLAAKGLSPSLSAYAAYNFEGREFPLDEGWNFGITMDIPLFDGHLVEYKVKEAQANLEQANLATESMKNDISLEVEQGYLSLVEYGESVEVAKLAVKQAQENLDLALGRYQAGVGSPIEVTDATVALSDAKKSYIQALYDYRMAEITLKSAMGEKMP is encoded by the coding sequence ATGTTGAAGGGCTTAAATAAGTATCTACTGGCAGCGGTCGCAGCATTTGCCCTGCTCGTTGGCAAGCCTCAAGGCATGTTGGGGCAGGACGCGCTCATCCGGGAAGGCGATACCTTGAGCTTGGAGCAGTGCATCGACATAGCTCTTCAGGCACACCCGGACGTCATAGGTGCCCAAAAGAAGGTCGAAGCACAACAAAGCGTAGTGGGGCAGGTCTCTTCGCAGAACTATCCCACCCTCTCTGCCTCGACGAATTACTCGAGGAGCTCCCCCGCAGGATCAAGCACTTACTCCGACTACTCAAGCGACGTGTCGGTATCCCAGGTCATAACCGACTTCGGAAAGAGGGAAACGCAAATAGGCTTGGAGAAGGAAAACGTTACGGTGACCGAGTTTGAGGCCGGCGACAAGCAAAGAACCGTAGTCTACGGGGTATGCGAGGCCTACTACGGCGTGCTTGCCGCCAAAAGAAACGTGGCCGTGGCAGAAGAGACGGTAAAGCAGTTCGAGGAGCACTTAAAGCAAGCCCAAGGGTTTTACGAGGCGGGCACAGCACCCCGCTTTGACGTCACGAAGGCGCAGGTGGATTTGAGCAACGCTCGCCTTGAGCTGATAAAGGCCAGGTCGTCGCTTCAGATTGCCTGGAAGAGCCTGAGCAACGCCATGGGCCTTATGGACGTTCCCCCTTACGACATAGCCGACGACATGGACTTCAAGGTCTACGAGATTACGAAAGGCGATGCCCTGCAGAAGGCCTTCTCAAACAGGCCCGACCTCAAGGCCCAGGAGCACAGCGCTGTATCCGCGCAGCAATCCCTTAAGCTTGCCGCCAAGGGGTTGTCGCCATCCCTTTCGGCCTATGCGGCCTACAACTTCGAGGGCAGGGAATTTCCCCTGGACGAGGGTTGGAACTTCGGCATAACCATGGACATACCTCTTTTTGACGGCCACCTTGTAGAGTATAAGGTCAAGGAAGCTCAGGCAAACCTGGAGCAGGCCAACTTGGCCACCGAGTCCATGAAAAACGACATCTCCCTCGAGGTCGAGCAGGGCTATCTTTCCCTGGTGGAGTACGGCGAAAGCGTGGAAGTCGCAAAGCTGGCCGTGAAGCAGGCGCAGGAAAACTTGGACCTTGCCCTGGGCAGATATCAGGCAGGAGTGGGAAGCCCCATAGAAGTTACCGATGCCACTGTGGCCTTAAGCGACGCCAAAAAAAGCTACATACAGGCCCTTTACGACTACAGGATGGCGGAGATTACGCTTAAAAGCGCGATGGGAGAGAAGATGCCTTGA
- a CDS encoding aminotransferase-like domain-containing protein: MDIRSLLGKRVTERIKPSAITEMMILVKKHNAISLTAGEPSSDVYPVDLLRESIEKALRDPGILSYYPLSTGITELREWIAEWMKEDELLPQSYGGENVIMTNGSQDGLNLVSEAFVEPGDTVLVENPTYPEALLAFGKEGANFASVPVDKDGPIVEEMEKVLSKGRVKMFYTIVNFQNPSGCVTCDERKRQILELARRYGFLIIEDDPYRYLRYEGNHEGSYIKMAQDEDMVIYLGSFSKIIAPGIRCGFMVVPSKIASQMGELVLATKLSLPAFLQRAVFELLSSLDMKAHLAHLRETYVARRNALDASLADNAVPQGMTYDLPMGGFFIWARVPWLKDCFDFAKYAVLEEHVGVVPGAAFFPNTTSADSSTLRLSFAKTPPEIAREAGLRLGRALEKYRAKCEY; the protein is encoded by the coding sequence TTGGACATCAGGTCATTGCTTGGCAAAAGAGTGACGGAGAGGATCAAACCTTCTGCCATCACGGAGATGATGATACTCGTAAAGAAACACAACGCAATCTCGCTGACGGCGGGAGAGCCCTCAAGCGACGTATATCCGGTGGACCTTCTGAGGGAAAGTATCGAAAAAGCTTTGAGGGACCCCGGAATCCTCAGCTACTATCCCCTTTCCACGGGCATAACGGAGCTTAGGGAGTGGATAGCCGAATGGATGAAGGAAGACGAACTTTTGCCGCAAAGCTACGGCGGGGAAAATGTGATAATGACCAACGGGTCGCAGGACGGGCTTAACCTGGTTTCCGAGGCCTTTGTAGAGCCGGGCGACACCGTGCTGGTCGAAAATCCCACCTATCCGGAGGCCCTTCTTGCCTTCGGCAAGGAGGGCGCAAACTTCGCAAGCGTTCCCGTGGACAAGGACGGCCCTATTGTCGAGGAGATGGAAAAAGTCCTTTCCAAAGGCAGGGTCAAGATGTTTTACACCATAGTCAACTTTCAAAACCCGTCGGGGTGCGTAACTTGCGATGAACGAAAGAGACAAATATTGGAGCTGGCTCGCCGATACGGCTTTTTGATCATAGAAGACGACCCCTACAGATACCTGAGATACGAAGGAAATCACGAAGGAAGCTACATAAAGATGGCCCAAGACGAGGACATGGTCATTTACCTGGGCAGCTTTTCAAAGATAATAGCGCCCGGCATAAGGTGCGGCTTCATGGTCGTGCCATCAAAGATCGCATCTCAAATGGGAGAACTTGTGCTTGCAACGAAGCTGTCCCTTCCGGCATTCCTGCAAAGAGCAGTTTTCGAGCTGCTTTCATCCCTTGACATGAAGGCTCACCTTGCGCATTTGAGGGAAACCTACGTGGCAAGAAGAAACGCCCTGGACGCCTCCCTGGCGGATAACGCAGTACCTCAGGGCATGACCTACGACCTTCCCATGGGAGGGTTTTTCATATGGGCCCGTGTGCCGTGGCTGAAGGACTGCTTCGACTTTGCCAAATATGCGGTGCTTGAAGAACATGTAGGCGTCGTTCCGGGGGCTGCCTTTTTCCCCAACACTACAAGCGCGGACAGCTCGACCCTTCGGCTGTCCTTTGCGAAGACGCCGCCCGAGATCGCGCGCGAGGCCGGACTGCGGCTGGGCAGGGCTTTGGAGAAATACAGGGCAAAATGTGAATATTAA